The following proteins are co-located in the Phragmites australis chromosome 10, lpPhrAust1.1, whole genome shotgun sequence genome:
- the LOC133883213 gene encoding protein MONOCULM 1-like → MLLARHHRRLQPPPPLHRRLAPVKKLELVTVQAIAMLGSLHHSSSSDTDNNNDNKNDNSSGVLATAAAAVPSARDLVLACADLLQRGDLQAARRAAGVLLSAASPRADAADRVAYHFARALALRADAKAAAAGRGVVQGLVASAAARPASSGAYLAFNQIAPFLRFAHLTANQAILDAVEGARRVHILDLDAAHGVQWPPLLQAIADRADPAAGPPEVRITGAGADRETLLRTGSRLRAFARSIQLPFHFTPLLLSCAATHQISGASTTTTTPSAATSLELHPDETLAVNCVMFLHKLGGQDELAAFLKWVKAMAPAVVTIAEREPNSGGFDRIDELPRRVAVAMDHYSAVFDALEATVPPGSRERLAVEQEVLGWEIEAALGPSGGRWWRGLERWGAAARSAGFAAQPLSAFAVSQARLLLRLHYPSEGYLVQEARGACFLGWQTRPLLSVSSWQ, encoded by the coding sequence ATGCTCCTCGCTCGCCACCACCGCCGactccagccgccgccgccgctccaccGCAGGCTCGCGCCGGTGAAGAAGCTCGAGCTTGTAACCGTCCAAGCTATTGCTATGCTCGGTTCACTCCAtcactcctcctcctctgacaccgacaacaacaatgacaacaaGAACGACAACAGCAGCGGCGTCCTCGCGACAGCGGCCGCGGCGGTGCCGTCCGCGAGGGACCTCGTCCTGGCCTGCGCCGACCTGCTGCAGCGCGGGGACCTCCAGGCggcgcgccgcgccgccggggTCCTGCTTTCCGCGGCGTCCCCACGCGCGGACGCGGCCGACCGGGTCGCCTACCACTTCGCGCGCGCGCTCGCGCTCCGGGCGGATGCCAAGGCCGCCGCTGCCGGGCGCGGCGTTGTCCAGGGCTTGgtggcctccgccgccgcgcggcCGGCGTCTTCGGGCGCGTACCTCGCGTTCAACCAGATCGCACCGTTCCTGCGGTTCGCTCATCTGACGGCGAACCAGGCCATCCTCGACGCCGTCGAGGGCGCGCGCCGCGTCCACATCCTCGACCTCGACGCCGCGCACGGCGTGCAGTGGCCGCCACTCCTCCAGGCGATCGCCGACCGCGCCGACCCGGCCGCGGGCCCGCCCGAGGTCCGCatcaccggcgccggcgccgatcGCGAGACGCTCCTCCGCACCGGCAGCCGCCTCCGTGCCTTCGCCCGCTCCATCCAGCTCCCCTTCCACTTCACACCGCTCCTCCTCTCCTGCGCCGCCACCCACCAGATCTCCGGCGCAAGCACCACCACGACCACTCCTAGCGCGGCCACGAGCCTGGAGTTGCACCCTGACGAGACGCTGGCCGTCAACTGCGTCATGTTCTTGCACAAACTGGGCGGGCAGGacgagctcgccgccttcttgAAATGGGTGAAGGCCATGGCCCCCGCCGTGGTGACCATCGCCGAGAGGGAGCCGAACAGCGGGGGCTTCGACCGCATTGACGAGCTTCCCCGGCGGGTTGCGGTGGCCATGGATCACTACTCGGCCGTGTTCGACGCGCTCGAGGCTACTGTGCCGCCGGGGAGCCGGGAGCGGCTGGCGGTGGAGCAGGAGGTGCTCGGTTGGGAGATCGAGGCGGCGCTGGGGCCTTCTGGCGGGAGATGGTGGCGCGGGCTCGAGCGGTGGGGCGCCGCCGCGCGCTCCGCCGGATTCGCGGCGCAGCCGCTCAGCGCGTTCGCCGTGTCGCaagcgcggctgctgctgcggctgcaCTACCCGTCGGAGGGCTACCTCGTGCAGGAAGCGCGCGGCGCGTGCTTCCTCGGGTGGCAGACGCGGCCGCTGCTGTCCGTGTCGTCGTGGCAGTAG